Proteins encoded together in one Calditrichota bacterium window:
- the fabG gene encoding 3-oxoacyl-[acyl-carrier-protein] reductase, translating to MSKPLSGKVAWVTGSARGIGKSIAAKLASEGADLALTDVLAEDLEKTAKEFTGEYGIRVVQQVLDVTDRDGAVAFVQKVSEELGGLTILINNAGITRDGLLMRMSGTDWERVINVNLTGSFVCTQAAIKPMMKARYGKIINIASVVGVMGNAGQVNYSASKAGMIGLTKSVAKELAGRGIRANAVAPGFIETEMTHTLTDETKEAYMTAIPLKYLGKPEDIAQVCAFLAATASDYITGQVLVVDGGMHM from the coding sequence ATGAGCAAACCCCTTTCCGGAAAAGTCGCATGGGTCACAGGATCAGCTCGCGGAATCGGCAAATCCATCGCCGCCAAACTCGCATCTGAAGGCGCAGATCTCGCGTTAACTGACGTGCTCGCCGAAGATCTCGAAAAAACTGCGAAGGAATTCACAGGCGAGTACGGCATCCGCGTTGTCCAGCAAGTCTTAGACGTCACCGACCGCGACGGCGCAGTCGCTTTCGTGCAAAAAGTCTCCGAAGAACTCGGCGGCCTTACGATTCTGATCAACAATGCGGGCATCACACGTGACGGCTTGCTGATGCGAATGTCCGGCACGGATTGGGAGCGCGTCATCAACGTCAATCTGACGGGATCTTTCGTCTGCACCCAAGCCGCGATCAAACCGATGATGAAAGCCCGCTACGGCAAGATCATCAACATCGCCTCCGTCGTTGGTGTCATGGGCAATGCAGGTCAAGTCAACTACTCCGCCAGCAAAGCCGGCATGATCGGTCTGACCAAATCCGTCGCCAAAGAACTTGCGGGGCGCGGCATTCGCGCCAACGCGGTCGCGCCGGGATTTATCGAAACCGAAATGACTCACACGCTTACCGATGAAACCAAGGAAGCCTACATGACGGCGATCCCCTTGAAGTATCTCGGCAAGCCCGAAGATATTGCGCAAGTGTGCGCATTCTTAGCCGCAACCGCGTCAGACTACATCACTGGACAGGTGCTGGTCGTTGACGGCGGTATGCACATGTAA
- a CDS encoding acyl carrier protein: MSDLENKVKKIIADRLQVDLASVVDGASFVEDLGADSLDLVELVMAFEEEFGLEIPDQDAETMKSVGDALSYLKSKTEQSA, encoded by the coding sequence ATGTCCGACTTGGAAAACAAAGTCAAAAAGATTATCGCGGATCGCCTGCAAGTGGATCTCGCCAGCGTCGTGGACGGCGCAAGTTTCGTCGAGGATCTCGGAGCGGATTCGCTCGATCTCGTCGAGCTGGTCATGGCGTTTGAAGAAGAATTCGGGCTTGAGATTCCCGATCAGGATGCGGAAACGATGAAGTCCGTGGGCGATGCGCTGAGCTATCTCAAGAGCAAAACTGAACAAAGCGCCTAA
- the fabF gene encoding beta-ketoacyl-ACP synthase II, whose translation MSRQRVVVTGMGIISPVGNDVSSFWQSITSGKSGAGPITLFDPAEFTTKFACEVKDFDIGDLMDPKEARRYRRFTQFGISAAHQALVDAGLSGDNPPVPKDRTGVIIGSGIGGIDLFEEQAKVYFDKGPKRISPFFVPMMISDIVSGQVSISFGLGGPNFAVVSACSTAGHSIHVATRLIQAGEAEVILAGGTEAAVTHLGVGGFNSMKALSTRNDAPEKASRPFDSDRDGFVIGEGAGVLVLESLESAQKRGATIHAEILGAGASGDAYHITAPHVDGDGARRAMESALKDAGVSLETIAYINAHGTSTDVGDSAEIKAIRRVFGPAAEKLAVSSTKSMTGHTLGAAGAIEAIATILATKNNLVPPTINVENQDPECDLFVTPNVAVKRDVTVAMSNAFGFGGHNSSLIVAKPEFRKEG comes from the coding sequence ATGTCGAGACAGAGAGTTGTCGTTACCGGAATGGGAATAATTTCTCCGGTTGGCAACGATGTTTCCAGCTTCTGGCAATCCATTACGTCGGGAAAATCCGGCGCGGGTCCGATCACTCTGTTTGACCCCGCCGAATTCACCACGAAGTTCGCATGCGAAGTCAAGGACTTCGACATCGGTGATCTAATGGATCCCAAAGAAGCGCGAAGATACAGAAGATTCACACAGTTCGGCATTTCGGCCGCGCATCAAGCGTTGGTCGATGCCGGACTGTCTGGTGATAATCCACCCGTCCCCAAAGATCGCACGGGAGTGATCATTGGCTCGGGTATCGGCGGGATTGACCTATTCGAAGAACAGGCCAAAGTCTATTTCGACAAAGGTCCCAAGCGGATTAGCCCGTTCTTCGTGCCGATGATGATTTCGGATATCGTATCGGGTCAGGTGTCAATCAGCTTCGGCTTAGGCGGTCCCAACTTCGCGGTCGTGTCTGCATGTTCCACTGCGGGACATTCCATTCACGTCGCCACCCGGTTGATTCAAGCGGGTGAGGCCGAAGTTATTCTTGCGGGCGGAACCGAAGCCGCCGTCACGCACCTCGGAGTCGGTGGCTTCAATTCCATGAAAGCTCTTTCGACTCGCAACGATGCGCCCGAAAAAGCCAGCCGTCCCTTTGACAGTGACCGCGACGGTTTTGTCATCGGTGAAGGTGCGGGCGTATTGGTGCTCGAATCTCTCGAGTCGGCTCAAAAACGCGGCGCGACTATTCACGCCGAGATATTGGGAGCCGGCGCCAGCGGCGATGCCTACCACATCACGGCTCCGCATGTCGATGGCGATGGAGCACGCCGGGCCATGGAGTCTGCACTGAAAGATGCGGGTGTTTCACTCGAAACGATCGCCTACATCAACGCGCACGGCACGTCCACGGATGTGGGAGATTCTGCGGAGATCAAAGCCATTCGCAGGGTCTTTGGTCCCGCCGCCGAAAAACTTGCTGTGTCATCTACGAAATCCATGACGGGGCACACGCTCGGAGCCGCAGGAGCAATCGAGGCCATTGCCACGATTCTCGCGACGAAAAACAACTTGGTTCCCCCGACTATCAACGTCGAGAATCAGGATCCCGAATGCGATCTGTTCGTAACCCCCAATGTCGCCGTCAAACGCGACGTCACAGTCGCCATGTCCAATGCTTTTGGATTCGGCGGCCACAACTCAAGTCTGATTGTAGCCAAACCGGAGTTTCGTAAAGAAGGATAG
- the rnc gene encoding ribonuclease III, producing the protein MNWFRDMLLRSQGDVSREVRQQLRKLEMTIGYKFKDAQLLLSALRHRSVLNKENLGRHESNERLEFLGDAVLDFIIAEYFYHLFPGMVEGQLTKLRSVIVSGTSLVGAAKRIQLGQFLILSENEDRAGGRNRASILEDAFEALIGAMYLDGGVKPSRTFIETHLLDNWREIVTKDEYVNYKSLVLEHAQANAWDSPEYRLIDESGPDHAKRFVVEIFLNGVSYGKGEGTSKKTAEQKAASEAASKLGLLNNDEFNLDSTSE; encoded by the coding sequence ATGAACTGGTTTCGCGACATGCTGCTTCGGAGTCAGGGAGACGTTTCCCGCGAAGTGCGTCAGCAGTTGCGGAAACTCGAAATGACGATCGGCTACAAATTCAAGGATGCTCAGTTGCTGCTTTCGGCGCTCCGCCACCGCAGTGTTCTGAACAAAGAAAACCTCGGACGGCACGAATCCAACGAACGGCTTGAGTTTCTGGGTGATGCCGTGCTCGACTTCATCATCGCCGAGTACTTCTACCATCTCTTTCCGGGTATGGTCGAAGGCCAATTGACAAAACTTCGGTCGGTGATCGTGTCGGGCACGTCGTTAGTAGGCGCGGCCAAGAGAATTCAGCTCGGTCAGTTCTTGATCCTAAGTGAGAATGAAGACCGGGCAGGAGGCCGTAATCGCGCCTCCATTCTCGAGGACGCTTTCGAAGCCCTGATTGGTGCGATGTACCTCGATGGCGGTGTGAAACCTTCGCGTACATTCATAGAAACGCACCTTCTGGACAATTGGCGAGAGATTGTCACTAAAGACGAATACGTCAACTACAAGAGTCTTGTGTTAGAACATGCTCAGGCCAATGCTTGGGATAGCCCGGAGTATCGTTTGATTGACGAATCCGGACCGGATCATGCAAAGCGGTTTGTGGTCGAAATATTCTTAAACGGTGTCTCCTACGGTAAAGGAGAAGGAACTTCCAAGAAGACAGCCGAGCAAAAAGCGGCCTCTGAAGCCGCAAGCAAGCTCGGGCTCTTGAATAATGACGAATTCAACTTGGATTCTACCTCCGAATAA
- a CDS encoding NUDIX domain-containing protein, which translates to MTETIRGDDLEQYRYCARCGEHLTQKLLDGRVRPVCLSCGNVVYLNPLPAVAAVLIQNGRVLLIRRGVDPGAGLWALPSGFMEQGETPESAICREVFEETGIKCSPGKLISATTHDDHVFGHVLVLAYSVACEIRDATAVAGDDAVEAHWYDTTSLPCLAFDTHRDIIRQAEVLYSMEHHEIL; encoded by the coding sequence ATGACGGAAACAATCCGCGGAGACGATTTGGAGCAATATCGATATTGTGCGCGATGTGGGGAACATCTGACGCAGAAACTTCTCGACGGGCGAGTAAGGCCGGTTTGCCTGTCGTGTGGGAACGTCGTGTACTTGAACCCCTTGCCGGCAGTCGCGGCCGTTCTGATTCAGAATGGCCGCGTTTTGTTAATTCGCAGGGGTGTTGACCCCGGCGCCGGGTTGTGGGCGTTGCCTTCGGGTTTTATGGAACAAGGAGAAACCCCCGAAAGTGCAATATGCAGGGAAGTCTTTGAAGAAACGGGCATTAAATGTTCGCCCGGAAAGCTGATTTCCGCAACCACCCACGATGATCACGTTTTTGGGCATGTTCTCGTGCTTGCCTATTCCGTGGCCTGCGAAATCCGCGACGCGACTGCCGTAGCCGGAGACGACGCCGTCGAAGCGCATTGGTACGACACGACGTCGTTGCCATGCTTGGCGTTTGACACGCACCGCGACATTATTCGACAAGCCGAAGTCTTGTATTCAATGGAACACCACGAAATCCTTTAG
- a CDS encoding redoxin domain-containing protein: MLFFGCEIQETKVDQGQIFVELHDDQGTEVLGARIYLDGTAQSVVTPGTISGLVAGTYLVETSKPGYFQSSEEITLGENEARTVSLLTSAAPAAAIELTNAPENTQIIVNNEAVGSVPPSVFGLSVGTWDVSAYLEGHATDAPARWTVTLAEGDTARITSGFTPLSAGSTVGELAPVFTLPSDLDSSIFRLQDYRGKIVLVSFFFYTCNPCLAEFPHIQTVYADPQYAGQLAFFGVDASDPWSLFSIYKSTHPTLGLQFPLLWAQQTTAYEDYDVASCPTNFLIDPTGTIRYRWQSISEAELRSAVETLIAEFDIAN; encoded by the coding sequence TTGCTTTTCTTCGGTTGTGAAATCCAAGAAACAAAGGTCGATCAAGGTCAGATCTTCGTGGAATTGCACGACGACCAGGGGACCGAAGTTCTCGGCGCGCGAATCTATCTTGACGGCACGGCGCAATCTGTCGTTACACCAGGAACGATTTCAGGACTTGTCGCAGGTACATATCTTGTTGAGACGAGCAAGCCCGGCTACTTCCAATCCTCAGAGGAAATCACTCTTGGTGAAAACGAAGCAAGAACCGTATCGTTGTTGACGTCGGCGGCGCCGGCTGCGGCAATCGAATTGACCAATGCCCCGGAGAACACGCAAATCATCGTGAACAACGAAGCGGTTGGTTCCGTACCGCCCTCGGTGTTTGGCTTGAGCGTCGGCACGTGGGATGTTTCAGCCTATCTTGAAGGGCACGCCACCGACGCTCCCGCTCGTTGGACAGTCACATTGGCCGAAGGCGATACCGCACGCATAACCAGCGGATTCACTCCGTTGTCTGCGGGCTCCACGGTCGGAGAACTTGCTCCTGTCTTCACTTTGCCGAGTGATCTCGACAGTTCAATCTTCCGACTGCAAGACTATCGCGGCAAGATTGTTTTGGTCTCTTTCTTCTTCTACACCTGTAACCCGTGCCTCGCCGAATTCCCGCATATTCAAACTGTTTACGCCGACCCGCAATATGCCGGACAATTGGCATTCTTCGGAGTTGACGCCAGTGATCCGTGGTCACTCTTCAGTATCTACAAGAGTACGCATCCGACTCTGGGTTTGCAGTTCCCCTTGTTGTGGGCACAGCAAACTACGGCCTATGAAGACTACGACGTCGCCAGTTGTCCCACGAATTTCTTGATCGATCCCACGGGCACGATCCGCTATCGTTGGCAAAGCATCAGCGAGGCGGAATTGCGCAGCGCGGTAGAGACTTTGATTGCAGAATTTGACATTGCCAACTAA
- a CDS encoding TlpA family protein disulfide reductase: MKSLLALLFVAITFHAAQAAGRNWTLANAQGGEYSFSENSGSRPTLLIFWASWCKPCKREMTELKDTYDDLQKRGMNVILISEDNQKTKSRVKPFLDSKGYEWTALLDPDGEVLKLYGGTSIPFTVVLDEGGSPVYKSIGEMKDPSEMLSKANQLIESPGE, translated from the coding sequence GTGAAAAGCCTTCTCGCACTCCTTTTTGTCGCAATAACTTTCCACGCCGCCCAAGCCGCGGGTCGCAACTGGACTCTGGCCAATGCGCAGGGTGGAGAGTACAGTTTTTCCGAAAACTCAGGCAGTCGTCCGACTTTGCTTATCTTTTGGGCCTCGTGGTGCAAGCCCTGCAAACGTGAAATGACCGAGTTGAAAGACACGTATGACGACTTGCAGAAGCGCGGCATGAACGTTATCTTAATTTCCGAAGACAATCAGAAAACAAAGAGCCGTGTCAAACCGTTTCTCGATTCCAAGGGTTACGAATGGACGGCGCTGCTTGACCCCGACGGAGAAGTCCTGAAGCTCTACGGCGGCACGTCGATTCCCTTTACCGTCGTGCTCGATGAAGGTGGATCGCCTGTCTACAAGAGCATCGGCGAAATGAAAGATCCGTCCGAAATGCTCTCCAAAGCAAATCAACTGATAGAGTCGCCCGGTGAATAA
- a CDS encoding L-seryl-tRNA(Sec) selenium transferase, whose translation MAESDARRTLPGVDRLLERPEFRNLRESVSVPLQSRVIREEIDFARAKIEQGKSAPDESAIAHSALSKINAYLNSAPRRVINATGIILHTGLGRASLSETAIKAVVESAGYCDLEIDMDTGQRGDRQTHVESLLCWLTGAEAALMVNNNAAALFLVLNTLASKREVIVSRGQLIEIGGSFRLPEIMSRAGAKLVEVGTTNRTRIADFAAAVTDKSVMLLRAYPSNYRIDGFTESVVIKDLADLARKHGLLCVDDLGGGLLWDWAKIGLPEEPHVAQSLADGADLVLVSGDKVLGGPQAGLIMGKKSLVQKLKKSPLARVLRPGKLEVAALSATLNSFLHPDRPNKEIPAWQMFSEPLDTTRARAASVKQKLAQQTGWQTLDVRELPAYAGSGTLPAEPLPSFAVACLPENTTAARWSKKLRQSRTPIVSVVQDDLVCLNMRTVADSEIDLLCEVISESH comes from the coding sequence ATGGCAGAGAGTGACGCACGACGTACTTTGCCGGGTGTGGATCGTTTGCTCGAGCGCCCCGAATTTCGCAATCTGCGTGAATCCGTCTCAGTTCCGCTGCAATCACGTGTTATTCGCGAAGAAATAGACTTCGCGCGCGCGAAGATTGAGCAGGGGAAAAGCGCGCCGGACGAATCCGCAATCGCGCACAGCGCTCTTTCCAAAATCAACGCATATCTGAATTCCGCGCCGCGCAGAGTCATCAATGCCACGGGGATCATTCTCCACACAGGCTTAGGCCGTGCGTCGTTGTCTGAGACTGCAATCAAGGCGGTCGTCGAGTCCGCCGGGTATTGCGATCTCGAAATAGACATGGACACCGGTCAACGCGGTGATCGTCAGACCCACGTGGAATCACTATTGTGTTGGCTAACGGGTGCGGAAGCCGCCTTGATGGTAAACAATAACGCGGCCGCGCTGTTCTTGGTTCTGAATACCCTGGCGTCGAAGCGTGAAGTCATCGTGTCGCGCGGCCAACTGATTGAGATCGGAGGGAGCTTCCGCTTGCCCGAGATCATGTCCCGTGCTGGAGCAAAGTTAGTCGAGGTCGGTACTACAAACCGCACTCGCATTGCCGATTTCGCCGCTGCCGTCACGGACAAATCTGTGATGCTTCTGCGTGCCTATCCCTCGAACTACAGAATAGACGGCTTCACGGAAAGCGTCGTCATCAAGGACCTCGCTGATCTGGCTCGCAAACACGGTTTGCTCTGTGTGGACGATTTAGGCGGGGGCCTGCTGTGGGACTGGGCAAAAATCGGACTGCCGGAAGAGCCGCATGTAGCACAGAGCCTTGCCGACGGTGCCGACTTGGTTTTGGTGTCAGGGGACAAAGTCCTCGGCGGCCCACAGGCCGGATTGATCATGGGGAAGAAGAGTCTTGTCCAAAAACTCAAGAAATCCCCGTTGGCGCGAGTCTTGCGCCCCGGCAAGCTCGAGGTTGCAGCCCTTTCCGCCACGCTGAACAGCTTCCTTCATCCGGATCGTCCAAACAAGGAAATCCCTGCGTGGCAAATGTTCTCTGAACCTCTTGATACGACCCGGGCACGTGCCGCAAGCGTCAAACAGAAACTCGCGCAGCAAACAGGCTGGCAAACGCTGGATGTGCGAGAACTGCCTGCCTACGCGGGCTCCGGAACGCTTCCGGCGGAACCACTGCCTTCGTTCGCGGTCGCATGTCTTCCGGAGAATACGACGGCGGCGCGCTGGTCGAAGAAACTTCGGCAATCAAGGACACCAATAGTCTCCGTCGTTCAGGATGATCTTGTCTGCCTGAATATGCGCACGGTTGCCGACTCGGAAATTGACCTTTTGTGCGAAGTAATTTCAGAATCGCACTAA